A genomic segment from Actinomadura hallensis encodes:
- a CDS encoding cytochrome P450, which translates to MASDPTSRFPAGAAVTAADLADDPHPHLARLREREPVSWLPALGGWLVTSRDAALRVLRDAAAFTVDDPRFSTAQVVGPSMLSLDGPAHARHRDPFARPFRPAATRERFTAFVEAEAARLVAGLAPAGRAELRGALAGPLAVAVVTEALGLDGVDAATVRSWYATFVEAVSAITAGGAAPPEAAQAYRLLGEAVGEAAAASRPGSLLAGAARDTAGLSPAEVTANAAILMFGGIDTTEGMIANAALHLLGHPGQLRLVLDDPGLLPAAIEESLRLEPTAAVVDRYAVRDVRLAGADVRAGDLVRVSIAGANRDPAVFPDPDRYDVLRDNAAEHLSFAHGPHFCFGSHLARLEARTALAALLDRLPGLRLDPSRPARPHGLVFRRPPRLDVVWDT; encoded by the coding sequence GTGGCATCCGACCCGACCTCCCGGTTCCCGGCCGGCGCGGCCGTCACCGCCGCCGACCTCGCCGACGACCCGCACCCCCACCTCGCGCGGCTGCGCGAGCGCGAGCCCGTCTCCTGGCTCCCCGCCCTCGGCGGCTGGCTGGTGACCTCCCGGGACGCGGCGCTGCGGGTGCTGCGCGACGCGGCCGCGTTCACCGTGGACGACCCGCGCTTCTCCACCGCGCAGGTGGTCGGCCCGAGCATGCTGTCGCTGGACGGCCCCGCCCACGCGCGGCACCGCGACCCGTTCGCGCGGCCCTTCCGCCCGGCGGCGACCCGCGAGCGCTTCACGGCGTTCGTGGAGGCCGAGGCCGCGCGGCTCGTCGCCGGCCTGGCGCCCGCGGGCCGCGCCGAGCTCCGCGGCGCGCTGGCCGGGCCGCTGGCCGTCGCCGTCGTCACCGAGGCGCTCGGGCTCGACGGGGTCGACGCGGCCACCGTCCGGTCCTGGTACGCGACGTTCGTGGAGGCCGTGTCGGCGATCACCGCGGGCGGCGCGGCACCCCCGGAGGCCGCCCAGGCCTACCGGCTGCTGGGCGAGGCCGTCGGGGAGGCCGCCGCCGCGTCCCGCCCCGGGTCGCTGCTGGCCGGGGCCGCCCGCGACACGGCCGGCCTGTCCCCCGCCGAGGTCACCGCCAACGCGGCGATCCTGATGTTCGGCGGGATCGACACCACCGAGGGGATGATCGCCAACGCGGCGCTGCACCTGCTCGGGCACCCCGGCCAGCTCCGGCTCGTGCTGGACGACCCAGGCCTGCTGCCCGCCGCGATCGAGGAGTCGCTGCGGCTGGAGCCGACGGCGGCGGTGGTGGACCGGTACGCCGTCCGCGACGTCCGCCTGGCGGGGGCGGACGTGCGGGCGGGCGACCTCGTCCGCGTCTCGATCGCCGGCGCCAACCGCGACCCCGCCGTGTTCCCCGACCCCGACCGCTACGACGTGCTCCGCGACAACGCCGCCGAGCACCTGTCGTTCGCGCACGGCCCGCACTTCTGCTTCGGCTCCCACCTGGCCCGGCTGGAGGCCCGCACGGCCCTCGCCGCGCTGCTGGACCGGCTACCCGGGCTCCGGCTCGACCCGTCCCGCCCCGCCCGGCCGCACGGGCTGGTGTTCCGCAGGCCCCCGCGCCTGGACGTGGTCTGGGACACCTGA
- a CDS encoding acyl-CoA dehydrogenase family protein has protein sequence MIEWSDEDLMIRDAVRGWIDAEVRPNLDALESGDLPPYDLLRNLFKTFGMDEMARASFRARQERERAGAPSDSGDGDGDGRERSGGNAAMSMLPIIELCKVAPGLVSAMGVSLGLAAGTIMKRGTPEQRERWALDLLTFDKIGAWAITEPGSGSDAFGGMQTTARKVGDEYVINGSKTFITNGPYADTIVLYCKLDDRPAGDDGRPAGEHGGRDPRDREILTFVLDRGMEGLEQSRPLRKMGLHSSPTGELFLNDVRAGADRLLASGSGGGKESAKQNFVTERAGVAAMSLGVIEECLRLSVEYAKTRELWGQRIGDFQLIQLKLAKMEVARLNVQNLVFRHIEMQRAGRSPSLAEASAMKLYSAQAANEVAQEAVQLFGGNGYMAEYRVEQLARDAKSFQIYAGTDEIQVTHIARDLLSS, from the coding sequence ATGATCGAGTGGTCCGACGAAGACCTGATGATCCGGGACGCGGTGCGCGGCTGGATCGACGCGGAGGTCAGGCCGAACCTGGACGCGCTGGAGTCGGGCGACCTGCCGCCGTACGACCTGCTGCGGAACCTGTTCAAGACGTTCGGCATGGACGAGATGGCGCGCGCGTCCTTCCGCGCCCGCCAGGAGCGCGAGCGCGCCGGCGCGCCGTCCGATTCGGGGGACGGGGACGGGGACGGGCGGGAACGTTCCGGCGGCAACGCCGCGATGTCCATGCTGCCGATCATCGAGCTGTGCAAGGTGGCGCCCGGCCTGGTGTCGGCGATGGGCGTCAGCCTCGGCCTCGCGGCCGGGACGATCATGAAGCGGGGGACGCCCGAGCAGCGCGAGCGGTGGGCCCTGGACCTGCTCACCTTCGACAAGATCGGCGCCTGGGCCATCACCGAGCCGGGCTCCGGGTCCGACGCGTTCGGGGGCATGCAGACCACGGCCCGCAAGGTCGGCGACGAGTACGTCATCAACGGCAGCAAGACCTTCATCACCAACGGCCCCTACGCCGACACGATCGTCCTGTACTGCAAACTCGACGACCGTCCCGCCGGCGACGACGGCCGTCCCGCCGGCGAGCACGGCGGACGGGACCCGCGCGACCGGGAGATCCTCACCTTCGTCCTCGACCGCGGCATGGAGGGCCTGGAGCAGAGCCGGCCGCTGCGCAAGATGGGCCTGCACTCCTCCCCCACCGGCGAGCTGTTCCTCAACGACGTGCGCGCGGGCGCCGACCGGCTGCTCGCCTCGGGGTCCGGCGGCGGCAAGGAGTCGGCCAAGCAGAACTTCGTCACCGAGCGCGCCGGCGTCGCCGCCATGTCCCTCGGCGTCATCGAGGAGTGCCTGCGGCTGTCGGTCGAGTACGCCAAGACCCGCGAGCTGTGGGGGCAGCGGATCGGGGACTTCCAGCTCATCCAGCTGAAGCTGGCCAAGATGGAGGTCGCGCGGCTCAACGTCCAGAACCTGGTGTTCCGGCACATCGAGATGCAGCGCGCCGGGCGGAGCCCGTCGCTGGCGGAGGCGTCGGCGATGAAGCTGTACTCCGCGCAGGCCGCCAACGAGGTCGCGCAGGAGGCGGTGCAGCTGTTCGGCGGCAACGGCTACATGGCCGAGTACCGCGTCGAGCAGCTCGCCCGCGACGCCAAGTCGTTCCAGATCTACGCCGGGACCGACGAGATCCAGGTGACCCACATCGCCCGCGACCTGCTGTCCTCCTGA
- a CDS encoding carbohydrate ABC transporter permease: MSTAEKVAGTPEDRRGGAGTGGNAAAGSPRRGVAARVVGRIGGGLVQAILVLIALFWLVPTLGLLVASLRSNQDNAASGWWTVFTEPTQLTLESYSALLDKPDFVDSFWNTVLIAVPSTLLVVGIAALAAYAFAWMEFPGRDWLFLVVVALLVVPVQVALIPVAKLYGNIRFGDWQMFGSVTGVVLFHVAFGLPFAIFLLRNFFAAIPRDLLEAARMDGGSEWTIFRRVIFPLGGPAIASLGIFQFLWVWNDLLVALVFADTEAQPMTKWLQSQMRQFTGNIDILAPGAFLSLIVPLAVFFAFQRYFVQGVLAGSVK; the protein is encoded by the coding sequence ATGAGCACCGCGGAGAAGGTCGCCGGCACCCCGGAGGACCGGCGCGGCGGGGCCGGGACGGGCGGGAACGCCGCGGCCGGGTCGCCGCGCCGCGGCGTCGCCGCCCGCGTCGTCGGGCGGATCGGCGGCGGCCTCGTCCAGGCGATCCTCGTCCTGATCGCGCTGTTCTGGCTGGTGCCGACGCTGGGGCTGCTGGTGGCGTCGCTGCGCTCCAACCAGGACAACGCCGCCAGCGGCTGGTGGACGGTGTTCACCGAGCCGACGCAGCTGACGCTGGAGTCGTACTCGGCGCTGCTCGACAAGCCGGACTTCGTCGACTCGTTCTGGAACACCGTCCTGATCGCCGTCCCGTCGACGCTGCTGGTCGTGGGGATCGCCGCGCTGGCGGCCTACGCGTTCGCCTGGATGGAGTTCCCCGGCCGGGACTGGCTGTTCCTGGTCGTGGTGGCCCTGCTGGTGGTGCCGGTGCAGGTGGCGCTGATCCCGGTCGCCAAGCTGTACGGGAACATCCGGTTCGGCGACTGGCAGATGTTCGGGTCCGTCACCGGCGTGGTGCTGTTCCACGTCGCGTTCGGGCTGCCGTTCGCGATCTTCCTGCTGCGCAACTTCTTCGCCGCGATCCCGCGGGACCTGCTCGAGGCGGCGCGGATGGACGGCGGCTCGGAGTGGACGATCTTCCGGCGGGTGATCTTCCCGCTGGGCGGCCCGGCGATCGCCTCGCTCGGCATCTTCCAGTTCCTGTGGGTGTGGAACGACCTGCTGGTCGCGCTGGTGTTCGCCGACACCGAGGCGCAGCCGATGACCAAGTGGCTGCAGTCGCAGATGCGGCAGTTCACCGGCAACATCGACATCCTGGCGCCCGGCGCGTTCCTGTCGCTGATCGTCCCGCTGGCGGTGTTCTTCGCCTTCCAGCGCTACTTCGTGCAGGGGGTCCTCGCCGGCTCGGTCAAGTGA
- a CDS encoding DUF1707 and FHA domain-containing protein yields the protein MDGQPSFPVRASDMERDRVLRVLSERVAEGRMSNETFERRVDQVLRARSRAELADIVHDLPPPGRVLRRLTGIISSVSQVTARVEAAWRAPRLPRFVLPPADLKRIVVGRAPGCQFVLTDLTVSRFHAEIYRAEDGWMISDLGSMNGTRVNGWRLTGPARVRPGDEVGFGNATFIVTAP from the coding sequence ATGGACGGTCAGCCCTCATTCCCGGTGAGAGCGTCCGACATGGAGCGGGACCGGGTCCTGCGCGTCCTCAGTGAACGCGTGGCCGAGGGCCGGATGTCGAACGAGACGTTCGAGCGCCGCGTCGACCAGGTGCTGCGGGCCCGCAGCAGGGCCGAGCTCGCCGACATCGTGCACGACCTGCCGCCGCCCGGCCGCGTCCTGCGCCGGCTCACCGGCATCATCTCCTCGGTGTCGCAGGTGACGGCGCGGGTCGAGGCGGCCTGGCGGGCGCCGCGGCTGCCGCGGTTCGTGCTGCCGCCCGCGGACCTGAAGCGGATCGTGGTGGGCCGCGCCCCCGGCTGCCAGTTCGTCCTGACCGACCTGACCGTCTCCCGGTTCCACGCCGAGATCTACCGCGCCGAGGACGGCTGGATGATCTCCGATCTCGGCTCGATGAACGGCACCCGCGTCAACGGCTGGCGGCTCACCGGCCCCGCCCGCGTCCGCCCCGGCGACGAGGTCGGCTTCGGCAACGCCACCTTCATCGTCACCGCGCCCTGA
- a CDS encoding DUF3616 domain-containing protein: MNVERRVELRFAEESREAETHTNLSAVRQDGRCLWVAGDETATVERLTAVPGEDGRVTGYGGQRTVALADLVPLPAGRDEEADIEGLACAGGWLWAIGSHSLKRKRIKPEHDAAKSRRRLAKIVREDNRFILARLPLVTGDDGLPDVVRQDGDRTAAVLGLNKDSITDLLEDDPHLAPFLAIPSKDNGIDIEGVAAHGDRIYVGLRGPVLRGWAVLIEIRPGTDPADPRRLRPLPLGDDGALYRTHFMDLGGLGIRDLCPHGDDLLILTGPSMDLDGPVRVVRWRNAARADAPEIVTSGDLEVLGDLPYGDGDDHAEGIAVLDEPGGPGIRLLVVYDSPAPARLTADGGVLADVVTLGG; encoded by the coding sequence ATGAACGTGGAACGCCGAGTCGAGCTGCGCTTCGCGGAGGAGAGCCGCGAAGCCGAGACGCACACCAACCTGTCCGCCGTGCGCCAGGACGGCCGCTGCCTGTGGGTGGCGGGCGACGAGACCGCCACCGTCGAGCGGCTGACCGCCGTCCCCGGGGAGGACGGACGCGTCACCGGCTACGGCGGGCAGCGGACCGTGGCGCTCGCCGACCTGGTCCCCCTGCCCGCCGGCCGCGACGAGGAGGCCGACATCGAGGGGCTGGCGTGCGCCGGCGGCTGGCTCTGGGCGATCGGGTCGCACAGCCTCAAGCGCAAGCGGATCAAGCCGGAGCACGACGCCGCCAAGTCCCGCCGGCGGCTCGCCAAGATCGTGCGCGAGGACAACCGGTTCATCCTGGCCCGGCTCCCCCTCGTCACCGGCGACGACGGACTCCCCGACGTCGTGCGCCAGGACGGGGACCGGACCGCGGCCGTGCTCGGTCTCAACAAGGACTCCATCACCGACCTGCTGGAGGACGACCCCCACCTGGCGCCTTTCCTGGCGATCCCCAGCAAGGACAACGGCATCGACATCGAGGGCGTCGCCGCCCACGGCGACCGCATCTACGTCGGCCTGCGCGGGCCGGTGCTGCGGGGGTGGGCCGTCCTCATCGAGATCCGCCCCGGCACCGACCCCGCCGACCCCCGCCGGCTGCGGCCGCTCCCCCTCGGCGACGACGGCGCGCTCTACCGCACCCACTTCATGGACCTGGGCGGCCTCGGCATCCGGGACCTGTGCCCCCACGGCGACGACCTCCTGATCCTCACCGGGCCCAGCATGGACCTCGACGGGCCGGTGCGCGTCGTGCGGTGGCGGAACGCGGCCAGGGCGGACGCACCCGAGATCGTCACCTCCGGCGACCTGGAGGTGCTGGGCGACCTCCCCTACGGCGACGGCGACGACCACGCCGAGGGCATCGCCGTCCTGGACGAGCCGGGCGGCCCGGGGATCCGGCTGCTGGTCGTCTACGACAGCCCGGCACCGGCCCGGCTGACCGCGGACGGCGGCGTCCTCGCCGACGTGGTGACCTTGGGCGGCTGA
- a CDS encoding Lrp/AsnC family transcriptional regulator — MEEIDRQIMALLADDGRMSFTDLAKETGLSVSAVHQRVRRLQKRGVIVGFAAQFDSRLIGLPLTAFVSIKPIDPAAPDDAPERLAHLQAIEACHSVAGEESYILKVRVGSPNELEELLQQIRAAANVATRTTVVLSTPWESRRPPL; from the coding sequence GTGGAGGAGATCGATCGTCAGATCATGGCGCTGCTGGCCGACGACGGGCGGATGAGTTTCACCGACCTGGCGAAGGAGACCGGCCTGTCGGTGTCGGCGGTGCACCAGCGCGTCCGGCGGCTGCAGAAGCGCGGCGTCATCGTGGGGTTCGCCGCCCAGTTCGACAGCCGGCTGATCGGGCTGCCGCTGACCGCGTTCGTGTCGATCAAGCCGATCGACCCGGCCGCGCCCGACGACGCGCCCGAGCGGCTCGCCCATCTCCAGGCGATCGAGGCGTGCCATTCGGTGGCGGGGGAGGAGAGCTACATCCTCAAGGTGCGCGTCGGGTCGCCGAACGAGCTGGAGGAGCTCCTGCAGCAGATACGCGCCGCCGCGAACGTCGCGACGCGCACGACGGTCGTCCTCAGCACCCCGTGGGAGTCGCGCCGCCCGCCCCTGTGA
- a CDS encoding L-erythro-3,5-diaminohexanoate dehydrogenase: MGDGGTAAGAAESAVGSAVGLHRVLEPEGVLPQAALRLDTDPRIRDDEVRIGVERLNLDAASYRQLHTAHGGDPGAIRAEVLRIVAERGKMHNPVTGSGGMLVGVVEEAGPRSPLGLAPGDRVATLVSLTLTPLAITDGLARWDGLSEQVPARGHAILFGRSAAAVLPDDLPVPLALAVMDVCGAPALTRRVVAARAAEGAAGGPAEGAGPVVAVLGAAGKSGSLSLAAARRAGASRLVGLVPTAEEEDRLAASGLADAVVRADARDPVAVAAAVEGAGGPADVTVVCVDVPGCEHGAILATAPGGTVVFFSMATSFPAAALGAEGLAADVTMLIGNGYVPGHAEAALELVRTEPGVRALFTARTAADSAE; encoded by the coding sequence ATGGGCGACGGCGGCACGGCGGCGGGCGCGGCGGAATCGGCGGTGGGGTCGGCGGTGGGACTGCACCGGGTGCTGGAGCCCGAGGGCGTGCTGCCGCAGGCCGCGCTGCGGCTCGACACCGACCCCCGGATCCGCGACGACGAGGTCCGGATCGGCGTGGAGCGCCTCAACCTCGACGCGGCGTCCTACCGGCAGCTGCACACCGCGCACGGCGGCGACCCCGGCGCCATCCGCGCCGAGGTGCTGCGGATCGTCGCCGAGCGCGGCAAGATGCACAACCCCGTGACCGGCTCCGGGGGCATGCTCGTCGGCGTCGTGGAGGAGGCCGGGCCGCGGTCGCCGCTCGGGCTCGCGCCCGGCGACCGCGTCGCCACGCTCGTCTCGCTGACCCTCACACCGCTGGCGATCACCGACGGGCTGGCCCGCTGGGACGGCCTGTCGGAGCAGGTGCCCGCGCGGGGCCACGCGATCCTGTTCGGCCGGTCCGCCGCGGCGGTGCTGCCGGACGACCTGCCCGTCCCGCTGGCCCTCGCCGTCATGGACGTGTGCGGCGCCCCCGCCCTCACCCGCCGCGTCGTCGCGGCCCGTGCCGCAGAAGGCGCCGCAGGAGGGCCCGCGGAGGGGGCGGGTCCGGTCGTGGCGGTGCTCGGCGCGGCGGGCAAGAGCGGCTCGCTGTCCCTGGCGGCCGCGCGCCGCGCCGGGGCGTCCCGCCTGGTCGGCCTGGTGCCGACCGCCGAGGAGGAGGACCGGCTGGCCGCCTCGGGCCTCGCCGACGCCGTCGTCCGGGCCGACGCCCGCGACCCCGTCGCCGTCGCCGCGGCCGTCGAGGGCGCCGGCGGACCCGCCGACGTCACCGTCGTCTGCGTGGACGTGCCGGGCTGCGAGCACGGCGCGATCCTGGCGACCGCGCCGGGCGGCACCGTCGTGTTCTTCTCGATGGCGACCTCGTTCCCGGCCGCCGCGCTCGGCGCCGAGGGACTGGCCGCCGACGTCACGATGCTCATCGGCAACGGCTACGTCCCGGGGCACGCCGAGGCCGCGCTGGAACTGGTGCGGACCGAGCCGGGCGTTCGCGCGCTGTTCACCGCCCGGACGGCGGCGGATTCGGCAGAATGA
- a CDS encoding LacI family DNA-binding transcriptional regulator has protein sequence MTRRTATIKDVAAAAGVGIATVSRVFSGSGSVSAATRERVLAAARELDYRPSALGRGLKLRRSGGIGLIVPDVTDPFCAELIAGVLACARTLGEHVIVDAAHGDPAREAEIVERLVGQRVDGVIAHPAGTEADWRGAARVCSSVVFAGRALPGFPEIPAVLADDAGGVRSLTEYLAGLGHRRIGFLGEAPRSPAGARETAFRDTLAQLGVPVEEDLVVAARPAGDAAYAAAAGLLQRRDDVTAVLAAGHRLGEAAVLVARELDLRVPADVSIAMVDDVAWAELCDPPLTAVARPGHDIGYRACEMLLREPARRGRGGPVLLPTELVVRGSCGPLRTVRR, from the coding sequence ATGACGCGGCGAACGGCGACGATCAAGGACGTGGCGGCGGCGGCGGGCGTGGGCATCGCCACGGTGTCGCGGGTGTTCTCCGGCTCCGGCTCGGTCAGCGCCGCCACCCGCGAGCGGGTGCTGGCCGCGGCGCGCGAGCTGGACTACCGGCCGAGCGCCCTCGGCCGCGGCCTCAAGCTGCGCCGCAGCGGCGGGATCGGCCTGATCGTCCCCGACGTCACCGACCCGTTCTGCGCCGAGCTGATCGCGGGCGTGCTGGCCTGCGCCCGCACCCTCGGCGAGCACGTCATCGTGGACGCCGCGCACGGCGACCCGGCCCGCGAGGCCGAGATCGTCGAGCGGCTCGTCGGGCAGCGCGTCGACGGCGTCATCGCCCACCCCGCCGGGACCGAGGCCGACTGGCGCGGCGCGGCCCGCGTGTGCTCCAGCGTCGTCTTCGCCGGCCGCGCCCTGCCGGGGTTCCCGGAGATCCCGGCCGTGCTCGCCGACGACGCCGGGGGCGTGCGGTCGCTCACCGAGTACCTCGCCGGGCTCGGGCACCGCCGCATCGGGTTCCTCGGCGAGGCGCCCCGCAGCCCGGCGGGCGCGCGGGAGACCGCGTTCCGCGACACCCTCGCGCAGCTCGGCGTGCCGGTGGAGGAGGACCTGGTCGTCGCGGCCCGCCCCGCCGGGGACGCCGCCTACGCGGCCGCCGCGGGGCTGCTGCAGCGCCGCGACGACGTCACCGCCGTCCTGGCCGCCGGGCACCGGCTCGGCGAGGCCGCCGTGCTGGTGGCCCGCGAGCTGGACCTGCGGGTCCCCGCCGACGTGTCGATCGCGATGGTCGACGACGTCGCGTGGGCGGAGCTGTGCGACCCTCCGCTCACCGCCGTCGCGCGCCCGGGGCACGACATCGGCTACCGCGCCTGCGAGATGCTCCTGCGCGAGCCCGCCCGCCGGGGCCGGGGCGGGCCCGTCCTGCTGCCGACCGAGCTGGTCGTGCGCGGCAGCTGCGGGCCGCTGCGCACCGTCCGCCGCTGA
- a CDS encoding ABC transporter ATP-binding protein yields MAKIVLDRVDKVYSGGVKAVDGLDLEIHDGEFMVLVGPSGCGKSTALRMIAGLEEITAGKISIGDRVVNDLAPKDRDIAMVFQNYALYPHMTVEQNLAFGLKLRGTPKSEIKQKVREAAKMLGLEQYLSRKPAALSGGQRQRVAMGRAIVRQPQAFLMDEPLSNLDAKLRVSMRASLSQLHERLGVTTVYVTHDQVEAMTLGSRVCVLRDGKLQQVDTPQRLFDHPVNLFVAGFIGSPAMNFVDARLTTGDGGAQVSFAGYTLPVPASVLDERPDLRSYVGRNVVLGIRPSDFEDAAHAKPDWAPMAVRSSVTEELGSEINVIFTIDAPPVEHKDTADLASDAAEGEEDMAIPLADNKALWTARVNSRSHVRPGQHVDLAVDTRRLHFFDPTSGLAIGHPDAARQGSAALGATS; encoded by the coding sequence ATGGCCAAGATCGTGCTGGACCGGGTCGACAAGGTGTACTCCGGTGGGGTCAAGGCCGTCGACGGCCTCGACCTGGAGATCCACGACGGTGAGTTCATGGTGCTGGTCGGCCCGTCCGGCTGCGGCAAGTCCACCGCGCTGCGGATGATCGCGGGCCTGGAGGAGATCACCGCCGGGAAGATCTCGATCGGCGACCGGGTGGTGAACGACCTCGCCCCCAAGGACCGCGACATCGCGATGGTCTTCCAGAACTACGCCCTCTACCCCCACATGACCGTCGAGCAGAACCTCGCCTTCGGCCTGAAGCTGCGCGGCACCCCCAAGTCGGAGATCAAGCAGAAGGTCCGCGAGGCCGCCAAGATGCTGGGGCTGGAGCAGTACCTGTCCCGCAAGCCCGCCGCGCTGTCGGGCGGGCAGCGCCAGCGGGTCGCGATGGGCCGCGCGATCGTCCGCCAGCCGCAGGCGTTCCTCATGGACGAGCCGCTGTCCAACCTGGACGCCAAGCTCCGCGTGTCGATGCGCGCCTCGCTCAGCCAGCTGCACGAGCGCCTCGGCGTCACCACCGTGTACGTCACCCACGACCAGGTCGAGGCCATGACGCTCGGCTCGCGCGTGTGCGTGCTGCGCGACGGGAAGCTCCAGCAGGTCGACACCCCGCAGCGGCTGTTCGACCACCCGGTCAACCTGTTCGTGGCGGGCTTCATCGGCTCGCCCGCGATGAACTTCGTCGACGCCCGGCTCACCACCGGCGACGGCGGCGCCCAGGTCTCCTTCGCCGGGTACACGCTGCCGGTCCCCGCCTCGGTGCTGGACGAGCGCCCGGACCTGCGGTCCTACGTCGGCCGCAACGTCGTCCTCGGCATCCGCCCGTCCGACTTCGAGGACGCCGCGCACGCCAAGCCGGACTGGGCGCCGATGGCGGTGCGCAGCAGCGTCACCGAGGAGCTCGGCAGCGAGATCAACGTCATCTTCACCATCGACGCCCCGCCGGTGGAGCACAAGGACACCGCCGACCTGGCCTCCGACGCCGCCGAGGGCGAGGAGGACATGGCGATCCCGCTGGCCGACAACAAGGCGCTGTGGACGGCCCGGGTCAACTCCCGCTCGCACGTGCGGCCCGGCCAGCACGTGGACCTGGCGGTCGACACCCGGCGGCTGCACTTCTTCGACCCGACCAGCGGCCTGGCCATCGGCCACCCGGACGCCGCCCGGCAGGGCTCCGCAGCCCTGGGGGCGACCTCCTGA
- a CDS encoding KamA family radical SAM protein, with protein MTTALHPDRDAPPGETAPQPYAYRRRPLEEPDWRRFPGWRDVTRQEWESAQWQRANCVKNLRQLRRVMGDLLDESFYADLERDQAERATMSMLLPPQMLNTMDASSTAAFYADPVRRYMLPVFSDRRTDWPSHPLASRDSLHEAEMWAVEGLTHRYPTKVLAEILPTCPQYCGHCTRMDLVGNSTPSVDKHRFTIKPPDRLGAMLDYLRRTPGVRDVVVSGGDVANMPWPRLESFVDSLLDIDNIRDVRLASKALMGLPQHWLQDDVRAGMERLAAKARRRGVQIAIHTHVNAAQSVTPLVARAARAMLDTGIRDVRNQGVLLRGVNDTPEALLDLSFALLDEAEIVPYYLYMCDMIPYSEHWRLAVWEAQELQHAIMGYLPGFATPRIVCDVPYVGKRWVHQPAGYDRERGISYWTKNYRTALEASDPDALTRRYEYHDPIYTLPERGREWWRERAEAA; from the coding sequence ATGACCACTGCCCTGCACCCGGACCGGGACGCCCCGCCCGGCGAGACCGCGCCCCAGCCGTACGCCTACCGGCGCAGGCCCCTGGAGGAGCCGGACTGGCGCCGCTTTCCGGGCTGGCGCGACGTCACGCGGCAGGAGTGGGAGTCGGCGCAGTGGCAGCGCGCCAACTGCGTGAAGAACCTGCGGCAGCTGCGCAGGGTCATGGGCGACCTGCTGGACGAGTCCTTCTACGCCGACCTCGAACGCGACCAGGCCGAGCGCGCGACCATGTCGATGCTCCTGCCGCCGCAGATGCTCAACACGATGGACGCCTCCTCCACCGCCGCCTTCTACGCCGACCCCGTGCGGCGCTACATGCTCCCCGTGTTCAGCGACCGCCGCACCGACTGGCCGTCGCACCCCCTCGCCAGCCGCGACTCGCTGCACGAGGCCGAGATGTGGGCGGTCGAGGGCCTCACCCACCGCTACCCCACCAAGGTGCTCGCCGAGATCCTGCCGACCTGCCCGCAGTACTGCGGCCACTGCACCCGCATGGACCTGGTCGGCAACTCCACCCCGAGCGTCGACAAGCACAGGTTCACGATCAAGCCGCCGGACCGGCTCGGCGCCATGCTCGACTACCTGCGCCGCACCCCCGGCGTCCGCGACGTGGTCGTCTCCGGCGGCGACGTCGCCAACATGCCGTGGCCGCGGCTGGAGTCGTTCGTGGACTCCCTGCTCGACATCGACAACATCCGCGACGTCCGCCTGGCCAGCAAGGCGCTCATGGGCCTGCCGCAGCACTGGCTGCAGGACGACGTCCGCGCCGGCATGGAACGCCTGGCCGCCAAGGCCCGGCGGCGCGGCGTGCAGATCGCGATCCACACCCACGTCAACGCCGCCCAGTCGGTGACGCCGCTGGTGGCCCGGGCGGCGCGCGCCATGCTCGACACCGGCATCCGCGACGTCCGCAACCAGGGCGTGCTGCTGCGCGGCGTCAACGACACCCCCGAGGCGCTCCTCGACCTGTCGTTCGCGCTGCTCGACGAGGCGGAGATCGTCCCGTACTACCTGTACATGTGCGACATGATCCCCTACAGCGAGCACTGGCGGCTCGCGGTGTGGGAGGCGCAGGAACTCCAGCACGCCATCATGGGCTACCTTCCCGGTTTCGCCACGCCCCGCATCGTGTGCGACGTCCCCTACGTCGGCAAGCGCTGGGTGCACCAGCCCGCCGGCTACGACCGCGAACGCGGGATCTCCTACTGGACGAAGAACTACCGCACCGCCCTGGAGGCGTCCGACCCCGACGCGCTGACCCGGCGGTACGAGTACCACGACCCGATCTACACGTTGCCGGAGCGCGGCCGCGAGTGGTGGCGGGAGCGGGCGGAGGCGGCCTGA